The Chryseobacterium phocaeense genome includes the window CGAACGGACAATGGAAAACCCGTAAACCTGTATTCGGAATGACTGATGAATTCTAAAAAAACACTGCTTATACTGGCCGGAGGTCTGGGAAGCCGCTATAAAGGATTAAAACAGATAGACGGCATACTGGATAACGGTTCGCCGATCCTGGAATATTCGGTGTATGATGCACTGGAAGCGGGTTTCAGCAAGATCGTAATTATCGTAAACAGGCTTATTCCTCAAAGCTATATTGAAAGATTAAATGCTATAGCTAAGGACGCTCATTTTGAACTTCACTGGGTGTATCAGGAAGTTAACAGCTTCCTTGAAGGAAATTATGATTTTTCACAAAGGGAAAAACCCTGGGGCACCGGACATGCGGTTCTTTGTGCAAAAAACGTGGTAAAAGAACCTTTTGTTATGATCAATGCCGATGATTTTTACGGAAAGGAAGCTTATCAGCTGGCGGCAGAAGAAATTGATCGTCATATCTCTGGCTCACAATTTGGGATGGCGGGTTATCCAGTAGGCTCTACCCTAAGCGGAAATGGTCAGGTGGCAAGGGGAATCTGTACGCTGGATGATGAAAATTATCTGATCAGGATCGTGGAACAAACTTCTATCCGGCAGGAAGGAGATTCAGTTGTATATACTGAAAACGGAAAAGACACAGAGATGGAGCCAAACGCGTTGGTTTCTATGAACTTTTTTATCTTTCATCCGAACATTTTTGAGTATCTCGAACTCTATTTTAATGATTTTATACAATCAGATCCGGAGCCATCGGAGGAATTTTATATCCCGTCTGCTGTACAGAGAATGATTGACAAAAAAAAGATAAAGGTACTGGTAAAAGCCTCTCCTTCCCAATGGATGGGCGTTACCTATGCCAATGACAAAAGCAGTATTAAAGATTTTCTGACCACAGAAATCAAAAAAAACAGATATCCCGAAGATCTATGGAATTAAAACAAATCGTTAGCGGATTTACCGGAACCGAAAACTGCAGCATCAGTCCTGTTACAGACGGGCTTATTAATGCGACCTACCTGGTGGAAGATCATGATTCTCAGGAGAAATTTATTCTTCAAAAAATCAACGGTCAGGTTTTTCCGTTTCCTGAGGTTATCACCCATAACCATCTTTTAATCAACAGCATGCTGGAACAAGGAGATTATCCCCTGCAGCTGGTAAAACCAAAAGAAAACAGATCCGGAAACTTTATTGTAAAAGACGAAGAAGGCGGATCATGGAGGATGCTTGGCTATATAGCAGATGCCAGAACTTTATTTAAAATTCCTGATATAAAAACAGCCTATGAATCCGCAAAAGCAGTGGGATGCTTTTTAAATACAATCAATCCTGAAGATCTGCCTGATATTCAGACCCCGATCCCGGATTTTATTAATTTTGAAAAAAGGATCCTGGATTATCATACGGCTTTGCAAAATGCAGACGAATACCTGGTGAAGAATGCCGCTCCCGAAATAGAAATGATGAATGAGCTGCTTTCCCTTCCCGAAAAATGGATTGAAATGGAAAAACAAGGGATTCTGCCTAAAAGAATTATCCATGGAGATCCTAATGTAAGAAATATTCTTTTCGACGCTACTTCAAAACCTATGGCCGTTATTGATCTGGATACGGTAACGATTTCTACGATCCTGTATGACTTTGGCGATATGGCAAGGTCTTACACCAATACGCTGGATGAAGATAACGGCTATGCAGATGATAATTTTAATCCACATATCTACAGAACGATAAAAGATGGATTTCTGTTGTATTTAAGGCAAAAACTGACTTATGAAGAACTGGAAAATCTTGATTATGCCGCTCAGACTGTCATCTATATTCAGGCAGTGCGTTTCCTGACTGATTATCTCAACGGAAGTACATATTATGCAACCAAACACCCGGAACATAATCTGGACAGGACGAGAAACCAGCTGGAACTGTTAAAGAGTCTGAGAACGTATCTGAGGATCACGGAATAAGTTTGATTTAAACCACAAAAGGCGCAAAAGTTTTTTTGACACTTTAGTTTGATTTAAAGTTTAAACTCTTGCTGCAAAGAAGTACAATTAAGTTGTTTGAAAATCTAAGATTTTTATGCATCATCCTAAATCTGCTCCATCTGTTTCATCTGCGAGAAATAAAAAATTGAACCACGCCTAAAAATCTCATGTCAGGAATTCCTGAATCTTTTTCCATTCTTCTAATTTTGTTTCAAATGAAACTGTATGAAGAGGACTTGTGGAAGGCAGCTGAAATATGGGCAACCTGTAGTTTTTTCCTAAAAGCTTCTGAAGGTTTTTGTAGGATTTTCCTCCATTGCAGAAGATGGCCTTGATATTGGGATGCTCATCCAGAAGTTCAGCGATCCGGTTGGCTTCTTCGTTCTTAATTTCCGAATCAAGACTTCCTTTCCTTTCGCAGGAATCAATGACGTCCCAGACAGCGATGTGGTTTTCCTTTAGAATATTAAGCCGCCTGGCATAATCATCAGTTAAGTCTTCGTTGAATAAGTGAAAAATAATCGTCCAGAATTTGTTTTGCGGATGGGCATAATACTGCTGTTTCTCCAAAGATTTTACCCCTGGGATAGAACCTAAAATCAGAATTTCAGATTGGTTATCAATGATTGGAGGAAAGGAGGAGATTCTTTTTTGCATCTTCAAATATATACATTTTGGCTAAAGACCGTTCTTGAAAACATTGAATGTTAATAATAGATGATGATAAAACATTCTTCTTAATGATATCATTTTTTTTAACCACAGATTCCGCAGATTTTCACAGATGTTTACATTGAAAGTGCGGAATAGGTTTTGGCTAAAGCCTTTGATTGTATTGCATAAAAGCGGGCTAAAGCCCGCTCCTATTGATATTTTCAGGAATAATCAAAAGAAATTCAATTCATTTTAATCATTCATTTTGAGCTTAGATTACAAGGTTTCCTTCAGCCAGTCGAAGAATTCTCTCTGCCATACCAATCCGTTTTGCGGATGAAGTACCCAGTGGTTTTCATTCGGGAAATAAACTAATTTAGATTTCAAACCTTTTAATTTTGCAGCCTGGAAAGCTTCCTGACCTTGTTCGTATGGCACACGGAAATCGATTCCGCCCTGAACGATCATAATCGGTTTGTTCCATTTTTCTACAAAGTTACTTGGATTGAATTCTGTATAGGCTTTTGGAAGCGGTTTTTCCCAAGGAGAACCAAGGTCCCAATTCGCAAACCAAAGCTCTTCTGTAGTAAGATACCATGATTTCATATCGAATAATCCGTCATGCGCGATGAATGTTTTGAATCTGTTTTCGTGAATTCCTGCCAGCATAAATACGCTGTATCCTCCGTAACTGGCTCCCACCGCAGCTACTCTTTCCCCATCTACGTAAGGCAGTGTTTTTGCGAAGTCTGTTGCTGCCAGATAATCTCTCATCGGCTGTCCGCCCCAGTCTTTGGAAATTTCTTCGTTCCATTGGGTTCCCCATCCTGGCATTCCTCTTCTGTTTGGCGCTACGATGATATATCCATTGGCTGCCATTAAAGAGAAGTTCCATCTTGTGCTGAAATACTGGGTCAGCGCAGACTGTGGACCTCCCTGGCAGTACACCAGTGTCGGGTATTTTTTGTTTGGATCAAAGTTAGGTGGATAGTGGAACCATACGCCCATTTCTTTGCCGTCTGATGTTTTTACCATCTTCAGCTCAGATTTCCCCTGTGCCAGTTTAGCGTAGGTATCTTTGTTCGCTTCTGTAACCTGCTTCATTTCTCCGTTCTTCAAATTGACAGAGAATAATTCCGTAGCATGGTTGATGTCTGTTCTTCCTACTAAAAGTGAGGTTTTATTGTCTGTAAAGATTTCATTAACATCAAAATCACCTTTTGTAATCTGCTGTACTTTCGCAGATTTAGGATCTATAGAGAAAAGCTGTTTTGTCCCTCTGAAGGCTGCCGTAAAATAAATGGCTTTGGAATCACCACCCCAGAATACATCTCCGGAAACACTTTCGTCCCAACCGGCTGTAAGGTTAGTGGTCTTTCCTGATTTCCAGTCCATGATCTTTACATCATTTTTATCGGCTTCATAACCATCTCTGGCCATACTTTGCCAAAGCAGTGATTTCCCGTCCGGACTGAATTTTGGATTGACGTCATAGCCTTTATTGGTTTCTGTCAGATTTTTGGTGGTTCCTGAGGCCAGATCATAGGCAAAAATATCGGTATTGGTGCTTGTGGAATATTCTTTTCCGCTTTTAGGTTTTGTTACGTATAACAGCTGTGAAGAATCCGGACTCCATATGAAATCTTCCGCACCACCGAAAGGTCGCTGGGGAGAATCCCATGTTTTACCCTCCAGAAGGTCTTTTGCAGATTCTGCTTTGTCTGTGGTATTGACTACAAATACATGATTATATTTCCCTTCATTGAAATAATCCCAGTGTCTGTGGTTCAGGTCTGTGTATACCTGAGCTGTTGTTTTAGGGGTATCGCTGTATTTGTCTTTCCCCATCAGCTTTTCTACCAGAACCTGTTTGCTGAAAGCAATTTTTTTACCGTCCGGAGAGATCACGATGTTATCAGCTTCTCCGATGGTATAAAATTCAGACCACGTTTTTCCGTTATCTTTCGAAAGATAGATTTTATCTCCTTCCTGGGCATAAATTCCGTTTTTATCCCATTGGATAAGGGCTTTTTTACCGAAATCTATTTTGGAAGACTGGTTATTGATCACATTGAGAAAGTAGCTCTCGTTTTTTGTCTTTTCTGTTTTCAGGTCTACCTGTCCTACTTTGTAAATCAGGGAAGACTGATCCGGTGAAACAGCCTGTACTCCTACTTTTTTTAAAGTCCAGAGAATTTCAGGCGTCATGAGTTGTTGTGCATTCATTAAAAGCGGAGCTGCCAGAGCCAGCAGGCTGTACTTAAGTTTCATATGTTGATATTCATTTTTTACGGAACTATGGAATCAAGCCGATTTCATGAATTCCTTTTATTTAATTCAAAGATTTCCAAAGTTAGTACTTAAAATAAAAATGAGCGAACGAATTGGTAATAAAATTCCATTCACAAATCAAGATTCGTGCTTACAGGAAAACTCCTATTTTCTAAAGATGGGTATTTTCCCTCTTCTGCCGCTTCCTTAAAAACCGGATTTTTACATCAGCAAAGTCATTACAATTTTGTCTTTATCATGATAAAAACAGCAATACAAAAACCGTCCGATATATTAATTAAAACCATTTAAAAATTTACATTATGAGTACACTAGACACAGGTAATTTTAAAGCCACGCAGGTAGATGCAGGTTCCCCCAACCTATGGCACATCCACAAAGACCATTTGAAATATGGTTCGATTCAGGCAACAAGAGTTGATTTCAAAGGCAGAACTTTAGATAAAATTCTTGCCAAAATCGCCGAAAATGCACCCACCAATGCTCCTTATATCCAAACGCCGGCACAGGTGCAAACCTATGAGGAGTGTCTTGAATGGATCAATAATCATTATTCTTAAATGAAAAAATCGGCTGTTTCAATGAAACAGCCGATTCTATTTTGTTATAATCTGTTATTTAGTCTCCATCTGAAAACATGGAACTGGCCAGCGAGGTCACAAACGACAGCAGTACACTAAAGATCAGTGCCCACCAGAAACCGTCTACCACCATACTGTCTATAAAATAATCAGCGATAAGAATAATTACCGCGTTAATCACCAAAGCAAACAATCCTAATGTAATAATCGTAAGTGGCAGTCCCAAAAGTCCCAGAATAGGTTTTACAAATATATTCAGGATTCCCAGCACGATAGCGAAGATAATCGCTGAAGAAAAACCCTCGAAATGTACACCCGGAAGCACCTTTGTCAGAAGGTAGGCAACAATTGCTGTAATCAACAGCCTGATAATTAAGTTCATATTATTATTTTTTAATGTTTATGGTGTATAATGAGCAAAACCTGTTCCATTTGGCTGCAAAAAACCAGTCTGGATCACAGTTTACAGAATATTTAAGCTTCTGCAGTTTTTTACTTTATCCTCATCATGGTTACGAGTGAGGTCGCAACATGACTTTCGGAACCGTTATTCTCATCAACTACATAAATCTCTGTTCTTACCACAATGATCTGTGTTCCGCCCTTTATGACATATGACTTCGATACTAAAGCATCTCCGTAAGCAGGACGCAGGTAATTAACCTTCAACTCAACGGTGACCACGTAGCAATCATCTTTATAGTGACTTACGGAAGCATAGCCTGAAGAAACATCCACCAGTGAGGCGATCATTGCGCCGTTGAACATGCCCGCTTTACGGGTCATCATTTCCATTTTGGGAATTTTAATGGATACAAAACCGGTTTCTACTTCTAATAATTCAGCGTTGTAAAATTTTAAGGTTTCTGAGCGTTCGAAACTATCCGTGATGAGCTTCTTTTTTTCTGGAGTCATGAGTAATAAATTAATGGAAATACAAAGTACCCAAATGTTTTGCAGAAATACCAGAAAATTCAGTATAAGTTTTGAATTTGACCGCAAGATTTAAGAACATTTGTTTTGTGGAGCCTGTAATCTGTCACGATGAGTGTGTAAAATCGTTTTTGTTTTTTTCAACCACAGATGGCACAGATTGACACAGATGATTGGGGATAATGCAGAATATAAGTTTTGGCTAAAGCCTTATTTAAGGTGATGATTATTGCTTTTAACGGGCTAAAGCCCGTTTCTACTGATGAAATTCAAAAAAGACCTCAGCGGATGGTATGATAAGCTGTTTCATTAAATCTCAGGAAAGCAGTACCTGAAAATCCTCTGTGATGGTTAAAACTCCTTCTGTCAAACTATCAGAGTGTGTACTGAATCCTTTCAGCTTTGAGGTTTTCCCTTTTAATACAAGGTCTAAAAGTTGCTTATCGGAAAGTTTTTTTCCAAATATTTCAAAGGTGATTTTAAATCCGCAATTCTTGAAATCTGAGCATCCTACCGCTGCTTTTCCTTTGATCAGATGGTGTTCCTTACATTTCGGGCATTTCGTTTCCTCCCAGGACTGAAGTTCTTTTTTCTGTGCAGGTTCTCTTTTTTTCTTCTCCTCCACTTTTTCCTCTTCCTGCAGCATAATTACTTTTCCCTTGCCGTCAACCACTTTTTTGGTGAGTTCGGTTACCATCTGGATCAGCTCTTCTTTAAACTGGTTGGCTTCGTATTCCCCGCTTTCAATTTTACGGAGCTTCAGTTCCCATTCTCCCGTGAGTTCCGGGCTTTTCAGCAGTTCGTCTTCAATGGTATCAATAAGCTGGATCCCGGTTTGGGTGGCAATCAGATTCTTTCTTTTCTTCTCAATATATTTCCGCTTGAAAAGGGTTTCAATGATGTTGGCCCGGGTAGATGGCCTTCCGATTCCGTTGTTTTTCAACATTTCACGCAGCTCTTCATCATCCACCTGTTTTCCAGCGGTTTCCATTGCTCTCAGCAGGGTTGCTTCCGTATACGGTTTTGGTGGCGATGTTTTCCCCTGATGGATCATAGGATCGTGCGGACCGCTTTCTCCCACGGTAAATTCAGGAATGGTCTGCTCTTCTTCCTTTTCTTTTTCTTTATCTGCTGCTTCCTCCTTTGGCTCTTTTGCATAAACGGCTCTCCATCCCGGTTCCAGAATCTGTCTTCCACTCGTTTTAAACGGAATAGTTCCTACTTTTCCTTCAACCAGGGTATTGGAAATTTTGCATTCCGGATAAAACACCGCAATGAAACGTTTCGCTACGAGATCATAAATCAGCTTTTCTTCCCTGCTTAAGTTCTGTGACGGCGGAACCTCGGTAGGAATAATTGCATGGTGATCCGTTACTTTTGCATCATCAAAAACAGCCTTGGATTTTGGAATAGGTTCCTGCAGCAAGGGTGCTACCAATTCCTGATAGAAATTCATTCTCTGAAGAATCCCTTCTATTTTCGGGTATAAACTTTCGGATAGATAGGTGGTATCTACACGGGGATAGGTCACATGCTTTTTCTCGTACAGGCTTTGGATATAACTCAGTGTGTTGTCTGCAGAAAAGCCATATTTTTTATTGGCTTCAACCTGAAGTCCCGTTAAATCGAAAAGTCTGGGATTTTTTTCTTTTCCTTCTTTGATTTCAAAAGAAACGATCTCAAAAGGATTCAGCTTAAGATATTCCAGCCCTTTCTCCGCTCGTTCAAGTGTTTTTAAACGATCGATGGCCGCATTGAAAATCACATCCCGATATTTTGTTTTGAGTTCCCAATATTCTTCTGTTGTAAAGGCGTCGATTTCTTTCTGGCGCTGAACCAGCATTGCTAAAGTCGGGGTTTGCACCCTTCCGATGGAGAGAACGGCTTTGTTTCCACCAAATTTTTTCGTGAATAACCTGGTTGCATTGATTCCCAACAGCCAGTCCCCGATCGCTCTTGCATTTCCTGCCAGGTAGAGATTTTTGTAATCTTCCGCAGGTTTTAATTTTGCAAAACCTTCTTTGATGGCTTCTTCCGTAAGGGACGAAATCCACAGACGCTGAATCGGCTTGTTGCATTTCGCTTTCTGCAATACCCATCTCTGAATGAGTTCCCCTTCCTGCCCGGCATCCCCGCAATTAATCACCTCATCACACTCCTCCACTAGCTTTTCTATGACTTTAAACTGATTTTCAACGCCTTTGTTTGGAATCAGCTTAATTCCAAAACTCTGAGGAATAATAGGTAACAGGAACAGGTTCCAGGATTTATATTGAGGACCATAGTCATGCGGTTCCTTCAACGTGCAAAGATGCCCGAAAGTCCATGTCACGCAATAGCCGTTTCCTTCCATATAACCCTGTTTAGGCACATTAGCACCCAATACTTTGGCGATATCTCTGGCAACACTGGGTTTTTCGGCAATACAAAGTTTCATGAATATTCGGAATTGTTGAAGGGGGACAAAATTCGGGATTTTTTTTGGATTAAGCTAATTTAGTTGCTGTGGGTTTGTTGTGCTTAAAATAGATTTGATATCGTGTAGTGTTATTCGTTGGACATCGCAAGGACGCAATTTTTTGTTTTGTTTTATTTTAAGGCGCAAGGATTTTATCTCCGATAAAATTGTTTAACGCTGAAATAAGAACACGAAGGATGATTGGAAATACAGCAGTGCAAAAAATTACTATGAATATAATGGAAGTATTTTGAAAATTGATGTGAATTTATGATATATGTGGGGCACGAGCGGGACGCTCGCGCCAGCGAAAAGAAAGACTACCAGGTAACAAACATTACTTTTTCTGCCCCATTCATCATATTCAGATTCAGTCTTTCAATCAGGAAGCTGACATCTTCCGCGAATTTCTCTTTAAGATAACCTTCTTCAACATCGTGTCCATACGCTATTTTCTTATAAAATTCCGGCTTAATTTTCAATGCTTCCCGTATTTGCATCAGGTTAGATTTTAACAGTTTCAGATCAATATATTCTTCATAAAACTCCCAGAAATTCAGGATCTTCATGTCAGTGGCCAAAGCTCGTTCCATTTGCCACAACAGCCTGTCTTCATCATCAGTTCCGTCACCGGACATCACCAGGTTTAAACCGTCCCTGCCATCAAAATGATATTGGTCCCTCAGGGCCAGATACTGCTGTAAAGGTTCTTCTTTATCAAATACAAAACTTATTTCAAGCCCTAATCCCATTCCATTTTATTAAAACCTAAATATACCAAAAAGCCCCCTTAAAAAAGAGAGCCTTTCACAATATTATGAAACAAGGTTCATGATCTATTTTGAATTACATCGTCATCGGAACGTCCATCAGCAGGATTTCTGTACCATCCGCCATTGCTTTCATATTCAGTTCTTCAATATCCCAGATTCCAAAACCATCCCGTTCTTCCAGTTTCTGGCCTTCAATTTCTACTGTTCCCTTTAAAATAAACGCATACACGCCATTTCCTTTTTTCTTGATTTGATACTGAGTTTCTACAGCATTGTCAAAGTTTCCGAGATGGAACCAGGCATCCTGATGAATCCAGACTCCCTCATCATCTGCGTTGGGAGAAAGAATTTGCTGGAATTTATTTTTGCTTTTTGTTTTGTCTAACGTGATCTGATCATATCTTGGAGCAACATTTCTCTTTCTAGGATAGACCCAGATCTGAAGAAACTTCACCAGGCTGTCTTTGTTTTTATTGAATTCACTGTGCATGATACCTGTTCCCGCACTCATCACCTGGATATCTCCGCTTCTGATGATGGCTGTATTTCCCATGCTGTCCTGGTGTTCCAGATCGCCTTCCAAAGGGATGCTGATGATTTCCATATTATCATGGGGATGGGTCCCGAATCCTCTTCCAGCTTCCACTTTATCATCATTGAGGACTCTCAGTACACCGAAATGCATTCTTTCCGGATTGTGATAATTCGCAAAGCTGAACGTATGGTGGCTCAGCAGCCAGCCGTGGTCTGCCTTTCCTCTGGAATCCGCTTTATGAATAACTGAATTGTCTTTAACTTTAGAATCAGGATTGGGTAAATGATTGTATCCGATCGGTTCCAGCGGCTCAATTTCATCGATCTCATTTTTCATGGTATTCCCCAATGACGCGGAGGCTACAAACATCCCTGTTCCCAATAAACCTTTCTTTAAAAAATCTTTCCGGTCCATATCTTTAGCTTTTTGTTTAATTTGATAAGGCAAATGTAGGGTGATAAAAATTCCTGTACATTTAACTAGTTTAATAAATCACATTAATTCTGATAGTATCATTTGATATTATCAGAATTAATAATCTAAAAATAAAAAACCCGGATTTCTCCGGGCTAGAAATTAAGTAGATAAATATGTAAATTTTATCAATTGTTTATTTTAATATAATAATATACTGTAATATTTTTAGGTCTGGTTTCCGGCCCGCCACCGCTTAAAACATGGCCTTCGAGGGACTGCACCGGGTAAGCGAGAGGATTATTTACAGGACCGCCAATTCTGTCTGCCGAACCATCAGGATTACCATTACCATATGTTCCTGTCCATCCATGAGAGTGCGGACCTGTAATATCAGCCTGAAACTCACCTGCAATCTTATTTTCAGGATTTTTTTGCATATTGTTCACCGTCTTGGTACTTGGGAAAGCCACGCCATAATCATTAATACCCCGTAAAAAAACACCTCTCAGGTCTGGTACCCGTCCTCCCGAATATAAGCCATATTCACTAACCATAACATCCCGGCCATCACACGGAACCCATATCATTTTCTGCATATTCCCGGATTGTTCAACATCATAATTGTTTGCTTTCAAAAATGAATTATAATTTAACACGGACGCTATAATGGTACCCACAGGTACCATGTTTCCAAGCTTCTTTTCTATCGCATCAAAGGTTACCGGAGTAATACCAGCTATTGATTCTTTCAGATTAAAAGAAAATGAGGCATCTTTATACGGATCAAGTCTTTTAAAATATTGGATTTTAGTTTGTCTGTCTTTTAATTTAACCCCATCTCTAAAAAGAAAACTTCCTACCGGGACCAAATTATTATACTGCGCATCTCCCAGCAAAGTAACCGAGTCTCCGGACTTCTGTGCATCATATTTAATCTGGATATAAAACACATCGGATGGATCTCCCCCGGCAATAGTCGAAATTCCTGAGCCCAATGACTCTGTACAGTATTTCAAGCAAGCTTTATAAGCTGATAATTGTCCATCTGACATTTCAGAAGCAAAAAGTTCATTCAATGATTCATCAGTTATATACCTGTTCCTTAAAAAGAATTCCTCAAGATTATAAAATACATCTATACTTTTAGACTTTGAAGATGATTTATCTACACTTCCGGTAGTAGGAATGCTTTTAACTACAGCCTGTACTTTACCTGTAAATGAATTTTCTGCAGACTTCTTCATAGAGCTTCTGGAAGTTTCGTCTTTTTGATAGTACTCATAAAGCCAGTTTTTAAAGTTGCTATATTCACTGTCTTTCACAACTTTTTTCAGATCCTTATCAAGCGGGCCAGAGCAATCGCAGAATTTCGTCTGTGTACGTACCATTATTAAGGCAAAAATGCAAAGCATTAATGTAAAATAGATTTTCATTGTAAAAATTTTAGTATTGTTTTCACTATCAAAATTAGAGCATAAAAAAATGTCCTGGTAGTACACTTTTGTAGTATTTACAGATCGAAAATTTAATACCACAGAATGAAAATTATTTCTTTCAAATTCTTTACTGATCCTGCATTCAGCATTTTAGAATAAAAAAAAGCCCGGATCTTTCCGGGCAGCGCATAGCAAATTTACAAGGATTAAAAAATAGATATGCTAGTTGACGTTTTCAAAATAATGGATCGTACCAACTTCCGGCAGATCATATTTATGGCTGGTAAAGTCCGTTCCCCGGTTCATGCTGTTTTCCAGAAATGAATTGCTGAACAGCGCATAAGACGGCTGTTCTGCAAAACCATTCTTAAGCATCTGATGGGCTTCCACAATCGTCTGACCGTAAAGTTTCTTAAAGTTTCCGATCTTGTATTGGGAAAATTTTCCATAATGGACAATGAATTTCAGGGACATGTCTATGGAAATGCTGAGCTCCTTCCTCAGCTCTTTGATTTTCCGGTTAAAGGCGTTCCGCATTTTCCAGAGTATTGTTGAAATGTTCTGGTAAGACGGCTGGTCATCATATCTGTAAAATAAAATGGCATCGCCTTCAATTTCTGAGATTTCAAAATACTCATCGTTTATATCGATCAGTGTAGATAGTAGTTGTCTTACAATATATTCTCCTGTATAAAGTTTTGTATTGAACACAAATTCTGTAAACCCGCTGAAATCAGGAATAAGAATGATACCCGCATGTATATTTGTATTCTTCATAATGTTTATAGTTTAAAAACCTGCTTCCCCATCATAGACGAAGCAGGTTCAATTTTACTTTACTGCCAGCCTCCTCCTACTGCTCTGTACAGGGAAGTGATGGCATTAAGCCTTTGTGCTTTCAGGGACGCCAGGTCCAGCTCTGCCTGAAGTTTATTGCTCTGGGCGATGATCACCTCTACATAAGTCGCTGAATTATACTTAAATAAAATATCAGCTTTTTTTACGGCTTCATTTGATTTTAAAGCCAGTCCTTCTGCAATTTTCTGCTGCTCTTCAAGCTTCTGGATCTGTACCAGCGCATCGGAAACCTCTCCTACGGCTTTCAGGACCGATTGTTTAAAATTAATTTCAGCCTGATCTGCCATTACTTTAGATTGCTCGTACTGTGTTTTCAGCTGTTTCCCGTTCAGAATAGGCTGTGCGATCATTCCTGCCGCCATTCCGAAAAGAGAACCCGGCACACTGAACCAGTGACTCGCCTGGAACGCATTCAAACCGCCCTGGGCTGTAATATTCAGGGAAGGATACATGCTTACTTTTGCTACGTGGATGGCGGCAGCACTTTTTCTTACTTCCAGTTCTGCACTTTTAATGTCAGGTCTGTAGCTTAAAAGTTCTGACGGGATTCCGGTTGAAATCCTGTCCGGTGACTGTACGTTATTCAGACTTCCGCTTCTTTCAATTTTATCCGGCATGGAACCTGTAAGCAGGCTCAAAGCATTTTCCTGAATGGCAATGGAGCTTTCAATCGCAGGAATAGATTTTACGATCTGATCTTTCAGGATTTCCTGCTGCTGTACGGCTAGTGCTGTTGTCAGGCCTAATTCCTGCTGTTTGGTTAAAAATTTCAACGTATTGTCTGAATATTCCAGATTGGATTTTGTGATCTGCAATTGCGTATCCAGCATCAGCAGATTATAATATCCCTGCACTACGGAA containing:
- a CDS encoding sugar phosphate nucleotidyltransferase, whose product is MNSKKTLLILAGGLGSRYKGLKQIDGILDNGSPILEYSVYDALEAGFSKIVIIVNRLIPQSYIERLNAIAKDAHFELHWVYQEVNSFLEGNYDFSQREKPWGTGHAVLCAKNVVKEPFVMINADDFYGKEAYQLAAEEIDRHISGSQFGMAGYPVGSTLSGNGQVARGICTLDDENYLIRIVEQTSIRQEGDSVVYTENGKDTEMEPNALVSMNFFIFHPNIFEYLELYFNDFIQSDPEPSEEFYIPSAVQRMIDKKKIKVLVKASPSQWMGVTYANDKSSIKDFLTTEIKKNRYPEDLWN
- a CDS encoding phosphotransferase enzyme family protein, encoding MELKQIVSGFTGTENCSISPVTDGLINATYLVEDHDSQEKFILQKINGQVFPFPEVITHNHLLINSMLEQGDYPLQLVKPKENRSGNFIVKDEEGGSWRMLGYIADARTLFKIPDIKTAYESAKAVGCFLNTINPEDLPDIQTPIPDFINFEKRILDYHTALQNADEYLVKNAAPEIEMMNELLSLPEKWIEMEKQGILPKRIIHGDPNVRNILFDATSKPMAVIDLDTVTISTILYDFGDMARSYTNTLDEDNGYADDNFNPHIYRTIKDGFLLYLRQKLTYEELENLDYAAQTVIYIQAVRFLTDYLNGSTYYATKHPEHNLDRTRNQLELLKSLRTYLRITE
- a CDS encoding DNA-deoxyinosine glycosylase is translated as MQKRISSFPPIIDNQSEILILGSIPGVKSLEKQQYYAHPQNKFWTIIFHLFNEDLTDDYARRLNILKENHIAVWDVIDSCERKGSLDSEIKNEEANRIAELLDEHPNIKAIFCNGGKSYKNLQKLLGKNYRLPIFQLPSTSPLHTVSFETKLEEWKKIQEFLT
- a CDS encoding S9 family peptidase, whose product is MKLKYSLLALAAPLLMNAQQLMTPEILWTLKKVGVQAVSPDQSSLIYKVGQVDLKTEKTKNESYFLNVINNQSSKIDFGKKALIQWDKNGIYAQEGDKIYLSKDNGKTWSEFYTIGEADNIVISPDGKKIAFSKQVLVEKLMGKDKYSDTPKTTAQVYTDLNHRHWDYFNEGKYNHVFVVNTTDKAESAKDLLEGKTWDSPQRPFGGAEDFIWSPDSSQLLYVTKPKSGKEYSTSTNTDIFAYDLASGTTKNLTETNKGYDVNPKFSPDGKSLLWQSMARDGYEADKNDVKIMDWKSGKTTNLTAGWDESVSGDVFWGGDSKAIYFTAAFRGTKQLFSIDPKSAKVQQITKGDFDVNEIFTDNKTSLLVGRTDINHATELFSVNLKNGEMKQVTEANKDTYAKLAQGKSELKMVKTSDGKEMGVWFHYPPNFDPNKKYPTLVYCQGGPQSALTQYFSTRWNFSLMAANGYIIVAPNRRGMPGWGTQWNEEISKDWGGQPMRDYLAATDFAKTLPYVDGERVAAVGASYGGYSVFMLAGIHENRFKTFIAHDGLFDMKSWYLTTEELWFANWDLGSPWEKPLPKAYTEFNPSNFVEKWNKPIMIVQGGIDFRVPYEQGQEAFQAAKLKGLKSKLVYFPNENHWVLHPQNGLVWQREFFDWLKETL
- a CDS encoding phage holin family protein; amino-acid sequence: MNLIIRLLITAIVAYLLTKVLPGVHFEGFSSAIIFAIVLGILNIFVKPILGLLGLPLTIITLGLFALVINAVIILIADYFIDSMVVDGFWWALIFSVLLSFVTSLASSMFSDGD
- a CDS encoding PaaI family thioesterase, with product MTPEKKKLITDSFERSETLKFYNAELLEVETGFVSIKIPKMEMMTRKAGMFNGAMIASLVDVSSGYASVSHYKDDCYVVTVELKVNYLRPAYGDALVSKSYVIKGGTQIIVVRTEIYVVDENNGSESHVATSLVTMMRIK